The window CCGTAACTTAATCTGAAAAATCCCCATctcaaaacacacaaaatactGGTATTTCAAATGCAAGTTTAGCTAAAGAAAAAAGGCTTTACCTCTCTTCTTTATAAATATGACGTCTAGCTCTGAAAAGAGCGCATTCAGTGAGGGTCGGTTCTTCACCATAAAGCTTAATTTGCCCAGTCTCTGCCATGGCCTTGAGAAACAcctgaaaaaaagaaagaaataccAATTTGATGTCAACATGCAAGGTGCAAGTATTAGTTATTCATCGAAGAGGTCAGAATGCACATACTGTCTCAACATCCGGTCGCCTCCTTTGCCACCTTGACCATTGTTCCTTATCAGTCTTTCTCCAGTTCCACCACAGTTCATCACTTGTAAGAGGATCTTCAATTGGTTTCTTGGCCTCCGGATCGATAAAGGGGTGAGGATTCCCAATCTTCTTATCAAGTTCATAGCTACTCAACTCATCTCCCGTGGGTTCTGTCTGATAGACAACATATCCAGACGACTGATCTTTTTGTTCATCAAGCGAATCCTCCTGAGATCCAGCTTTGACTTGTTCATTCACAGCTACATTCGTCTCTGAAGATTGAGATGCAGAAAACGAAGACTTGTTCCTTTTCCTCCTACTTCCAGGATTTTTCCCGAAAGATGGTTTTCCAGTTGACTCGCCAGTTGGTTCAGGCGCCCGTGCAGCCCTTACTCGACTTGATGTGCCTTCCGGCCAGTACTCTTCCCCTGGAATGCTCGCACGAGCACCAGAAGCTGGCTCCATCTGGCCGGAAGTGGAGTCCATATAGCTATGATACGGATAACGCTCAACTGATATATGCTCGATAGGGCTCTGTTTGTCATCTTTCTCGCACCTTATTCGATGAAGTAAAGGATCCCTCTTTAACGGAGAGATGGTTACAACTCTAAAATTTGACATTGGCGAAGAAAATGGACCTGCAAACGGAAGCTGCACCGACCCAACGGATAAAACGTTGAGGAGAATGACATGTATATATAACCAGTATAGAATTGCAACTtcttaaaaacaaaaaagaaatgtgGAAAACACCTAATCCATTTTACAATTATGAACAAATCCATTACTCATTACTTCATCATTCCAAACTATACTTTAAACCAAGACACGATTTCTAGAGTACTAGCAACTTATCAGGAAACAAAAGCCTAATTATTCAAGAAATAGAGAATGATTATTGAATTCAAGAAACAGTTCAAGTACAAAAACATGAGACAATTCTATTAAGTCCAAAATTAATCAACAGTTTGccagaataaataaaaaaaaattcaaaccttGAGATTCTTGGTGACGCCCCCGTCTACTGAAACTATCCTTCTTAATCCTCCATCTGAAACCATAGAATCTAAAAATTTAAGTAAAGAATAAAATTCAGGAGAAAACCATAAAAGAAGCGAAAAGGAATTACCTTGATAACGCCAGGAAGGAGTAACAGACGCCATTTTAGTACATCAATTTTAGTTGGGTTTAAGCAGAACAGAGACAAGTTTTTGCTCCTTTTGGAGGATAAAGAGAGCAACCAAAATTACAATCGGAAACGATAATGTTAAATTTGGTACTCCCactcctccgtcccatgttattcacacttttcattttaaaatataaatttttgattgattttttagcataactaaattagaattttaagtgtaatgagacattataaaagagctcttaacttaaactaatatattaattaaatgtattaattttaacttaaactataaatagtgtaaggagtttgtAACGAGCTAAAAAGTAACAAAGTAACCTGGGACGGAGAGTAGTAGTTTACTAATGTGGGAAAAGCGCGACTCATTTCTTTTATGCTAATCCATTGGTTATACTTATTGGCAAATTTCCTactatcatatattcatatttacaagggaaattatttaaataatcatatattcatatttacaagggaaattatttaaataatcatatagtttaatcaaatttaaaaggaaaaaaattaatataatcatAAAGTTTAATCAAATTCTGGCAtaactttaaattttttaaaaaatagtatattataattttgatattttcaatattttgttGAACGTGGTAGCTGAAATCCTTAACTtcttataaatttatatactcCGCAAAATATTAAAGTTGTGAGattgatcatatttaaacaaatttttaaaattatgagattaatcaaaatttgaccaaaaatGACAATTTTTATTACAATTTACCATATTAAAAtaagtttcaattttttatttattatgaattTGCTTTAGTATCGTAAATTGTAAAACATGGCCTTCAAATGAAAATTTACAATTTGATCCCATTAATCAGGCCTTCAAATATAAGTttacattatgataaaaattaatctcaatattataaataaagaaCATATCTGCAATATAGACAGTATCGAAAGCCAATCCACAATGCCAATATTTGCATGTACGAAAAGAATTATTTTTGGATAATAATTGTGAAATCCTAAGCCAACTCAAATTCTTcccattattttgcatatttaacTCACCGTCATCAAGGATCTTCTATCGAGGTCTCTCTTGTTCAACTCACCGCCGCACCTGTGCctcaccctctctctctcctcctcccCGAGTTCGGCCTCGTCATAAGGGTTTTGTCGCCGTTCCAAGACTTAGACGACGTTCTCTCCGGCTTCATGACGCGTCGCTGCGACGACGATGCCGATATTCAAGATGAGAAGGAAGTTTGTTGCATATGTTTGGACGATCTGTACCGTGGATCGGTGACTGCTTTGGATTGCGGCCACGAGTTTCATCCCGGCTGCATACGGCGGTGGCTCTTCCGCGGCAACAACTTCTGCCCCCTCTGCAAAGCTCCCGCGATGAAGCGACCTCGCGTAACGCTAGCTTCTCTCTTACAACAATAGTACTACTATGTTTTAGTTATagtcatgtttttttatttttggcaagcctttatttgttcaatttttaaactaaatgaattaattttatcgtcGTGTATCGGGAGAAATATCATGTTTGAGCTACAAACTCCCTATTTATTGTCTGATATAATCGATATGTGACAATATTAATTTTCATTACAAATACGATATACTACATTTAAATAAGTGGGGAAGTAAGAGATACACACTGATGAATTGCGGCTAACTCGGAAATGCTCGTTCGGATCGAAGCTATTGAGGATTGGATTCGGTTCGGATAGTAGACGAGGTGCGATACGAACTCACGGATCATAAATCCGGCCCAAAGGTTCTCGACATGATAGTGCCTCCGAACTCGAGACTTACAACACAAGGTCAAAACAAAATATTACCAAAACCTAAAAGAGATTAAGCATGGTTGTTTATTGGAGTATCTGTTTTCTTGTTTAATAGAAGTAATTAATATAATGAGTCAAGCATTATTTATAGCATGATATAGCACATGTAGGCAAATATAAAGGAGTATCTCCATAAGACCATAACTGCTTCCGACAATGCTTACATTGAAAAAAAATACCCTGCAACTATTAATACTAGTAGAGCTAGTCATTCTTTTATGTCAAAATTCTGGTTATGCCACACTTCTATTTCTGATTTATTACTAATTGTTATGCAGTTTTTATGTTTCatgggaataaaaaaaaatagctcTAATCTTTGAATAAATTATAAGATTATTAAAAGAACATAAAAGATTttttagtagtaatttttaataaaattaatgcaattatgaataaatttttataattttcatttctAAATTCGTAGAAGCGTAAATTACAACATGCCCTTGAAATACAAGTTTATGTTttgattatattaatattaacaGTATAAAGAAGGAAACTATGGGTGTAGTCGTATAGCAGACATTATTAAATCCAATTCAAACCGAAAAACTAAGTTTATCttttgtttaaattatttttaatattataaataaggaAATATCGGCTAATCCAAACCCAATAGTCATCGACGCAAATTTAATCAGCAAATCATCACCCGCctccgccacatcagcattcGCAAGATTCGGACCCTTGCCGTACTCGTTCACTCGCATGGTCACAACCgttaattttgtattaataaGGAAAATTTCCATAATTAATCAGATACCTTATATATATAACCTTCAACCTTTGGCCTCATTCCTCATACTCTTCAAAACTCCCTCTCAAATAATTTCTCCCAAAGATCAAAGGCGATGGAAGCGACACAAACAGCGACACGCGCTCTTCTATCGCAAGCAATTCTGTGGTGGCCATGGACCACGGAGGGGTATCAAAGCGCAACGACGTGGTTTAATGAATTAGCCCAACATGAAGGAATTACCGTTGAGGTCTTGCATTTTGGCATCACCCCTCATCAGGGCTTCTCTTCCTTTCATCCCAATTGCTACTGCTTGCATATCCGCGTCTGGGCCGTTAACAACACCATCCCATCCAACGACCATGTGGATTCACCCCAAGACGATGTTCTCTCTGGTTTCAGGACACGTTGATAGGGACCTGATAATCTCTCCGTATAATTAATTAgcttattttatgttttattatttagttattatgTTTTGATTTACTTTCCCTAGTGATTAAGATTTTTTTATGTGCTTTCCTAGTTTATAGATCTTTTTGTattacacatattataaatatgtgtgaagtctttttattattaataatattaataataataataaacataatgaaaaattaaattattaatctcaTTCTCTCAACCTGGATTAATTAATCCTTAGCACTTCAACTATGATtgttctctttttctctctacaaatTCACGCCTCTTTCTCTCAAATAATTCTTTTGATATCGTATTGGGGTCGGggctaataaaaatataatgcaACAACAATGGCAACCATTAATTTTACGTATTCGAGTTAACAAATCAAAATCTAATAATGTCAGCAAATTCAACCACATCCCAATTGTTGCACGATACGAAAAGAAGCAAATTATTTTTGGGAAATAAGCAAAATATAATTATCTCGTAAATATATTCTTAGATACTACTCCACTAACACAACTCTAAACATCAAATCACGTAGGACTCCGATTCCTTACCATACTCATTCCCGCACAAGATTATGATTATCTCGTATTCTGTtattttctcaaaatttccATAATCAAAACTCAAAATTTCCATATAGTACTTCTCAAAACTCACAAATTTCCATAATCAAAACTCAATATCCAGATTCTTGGCACTATTTATGCTAATTAAACCTAAACCTCTCGCCTCATTCCTCATACTTCTAAATTCTCAAATTTCTCCAAAGATCAAAGGCGATGGACGAGACAGAGACAGATGGTCTAGAATCTGAAGAAAGTAGTACGACTATATGGTGGCCAGCAAGCATGGGAGAAGTTATTGTGGCCTTGCCTGCTGCTGAACTCCATGCCCAATATTCTAATTACTTTGTTCCTGTCTTCCCAAATCCAACGCCGCCCCCCTCCCGCCATCCGTCCCAAGGCGACGTTCTCTCCGGTTTCAAGACACGTCGCTGCTGCGACGATACGGATCAACATGAAGAAGAAGTTTGTTGCATATGTCTCGACAAACTGTACCGTGGATCGGTGACTACTTTGGATTGCAGCCACGAGTTTCATCCCGACTGCATAAGGCGGTGGCTCGTCGACGGCCAGAACTTCTGCCCCCTCTGCAAAGCTCCGGCGATCATGTGACCTCTTTTAGTTTGAATGTTAGGGTTTCCATATGTCAATGAAATACTAGTACTTatcatttttaatgaatttggCAAAACTTTATTGGTCTATTTAGACTAAACGAATTAAACATATTGTATTAGTACTGTTAATTATCGTTTCATCAATTCTTAGATTTGTTGAGGGATCTATTTAATACTagttgatgaatccgcgaatttctgatgtttgtaaatgctggtagaagataaagactacgacacaaagaatttacgtggttcgatttactgaagtaaatctacgtccacgggaagaagggagggcaagattgtattgcttgatctgggattacagcttacaacacagacttgctatatgatcttttatctctagagttaGTAAATCCtggtctatcagatctaagttctatttatatattgaactgagatcgtggcttgcatcaccaccctaagtcgtggaggtcatggaggtcatgagatcctgcatggccactaactaggcagtggcttacatcatcagtaattatgtcgtggatgtcgtggaggtcatgagagcctgcatgggtccaccactagatagatcgtgtagtggaggtcgtggctcccagttcggtattgccgagcagcttttgccgatgctgagaccgaactgctgaactattgccgagcagctttgtagagcttgattggtcggcttttaccgagctataggctggggccgaactctttggtaacgccgaactgatactctttcttgggctttaggctgatgggcttgtttagtacgtactccatcactacccccccggaaagcgaagtgaatcacttcggcattctggataaaggtacggggtaagttgatgtttgtcctcggtcttatgaagtgaactcttctttgaccggacttgtctttggtctgatgaaataaacatctttgaccgaactcgtctttggtctgatgaaataaacatctttgaccggactcgtctttggtctgatgaaataaacatctttgaccggactcgtctttggtctgatgaaataaacatctttgaccggactcagcttgtgtcctaatttggcgagttttatcgctcggattggactttccgttgtcctaatttggggatcggactttcccttgtcctaattcggcgagttttatcgcgtggatcggactttcccttgtcctaattcaggcaagttttatcgcgagaatcggactttcgttgcagttcgtttcagacgaagtgcttgattcttaagctgaattgtggtcttgtatcctctttagaagcttggacttcacaatcgttggcttattgcagttcgtttcagacgaactgcttgtttaagctgaattgtggtcttgtatcctctttagaagctttgactcacaatcgttggcttattgcagctcgtttcagacgaactgcttgtttaagctgaattgtggtcttgtatcctctttagaagctttgactcacaatcgttggcttatatatgttctaagaaggggatcagccttcgaagaacaagatacctcagtaacatttgtaagagacgacacgcacatagacagacaaaacgcacatagacaaaacgcacatagacaaaacgcacatagacaaacaaagaccaagcaaaccaaagaaagcacattgaccgaacaggaatcaagactgactgaccggactgtctcttacaaatggaacttcttgaggttggaaatgtgccatgttcggggtacctgttctcctgacatgtaaGCCAATTTgaaagaccctttgccgaggacttctgacacccgatacggaccttcccatgtggattcgagcttgcccagcttttctgctcggcttacttcgttgtttctcaagacgagatctcccacttgaaattgcagcttgttcaccctttggttgtaataccgggctacttgctccttgtacttggctgcttttatgcatgccaattctcttctttcttcggcaagatctagctcggctctcagtccgtcgtcattcatttctgctgagaaatttagagttcggggactgggtatgccgatctccaccggaatcacggcttcagtgccgtatacaagactgtacggagtttcaccgctggaggttgtgggtgtagttcggtaggaccataggacttgagggagattttctacccattgtcctttggcttgttctaaccgagcttttaaccctttcaccaggatacggtttgttacctccgtttgtccgtttgcttgtggatgagagaccgaagtgaaccgctgttgaatattcagctcttggcaccaattcttgaatgtcttgtcggtgaactgagttccgttatccgagatgaggatgtggggtatgccaaatcggcacactatgttcttccagacgaagtccaatgcctttgagctcgttatcgcagctaatggttcagcttccacccacttcgtaaagtagtccacggcaacgataaggaatttcatttgccgaggagcttgaggaagtggtcccactatgtctatgccccattgcatgaaaggccaagggctttgcatagtgtatagatcggtctgcggcatccttgggacatttgcatggatttggcatttcgtacacttcttgacgagctgcactgcctcttgtaccatggttggccaataatatccccatctcagaacttttttagctaaagctctggctccgatgtggctaccgcacgatccttcatgaacttctctgaggatgtagtccgtctcttctggtcctacgcaccgcaataacggctggaggtaagactttctaaagaggactccttcatgaagttcgtaccgaagtgctcggcacgtgatcttccgagcttctctcttatcctcgggcaattgtccttgatccagatactgcaagatcggcgtcatccagttcggcgagctggatactgaatgtacctcggcttcatcaatgcttcgatgcattaattcttccgcctttgagctcggatctgaggccaacttacttaaggtatctgctcggctattttccgctctgggaatgcggattatccgaaaataggagaaacttcggctgatgctttgcgctttgtccgaatacttcttcattctctcgtcacgagcttcacttgtacccaacatgtgatttactatgacttgtgaatcacaatggactttgagagatttgacgagcagactttgcgctaactggagtccggccaggagggcttcgtactcggcttcattattagtagtggggaataggaaccgaagtgagtaggttacctcgtgtccgtcgggagcgacaagtaaaataccagctccacttcccatcttgtttgaagctccatctacgaatccgctccagcagtccggcggctctacttcggattccaagggctgtgctagttcggcattggcagaattcttctgttcggcaataacaggattgcttgatcgaacttggctctgcaagaaaatctgccaaggtttgtcccttgatggctttccgaggtagatactcgattgagtgttctcccagctctatggcccatttggcgattctgcctgatgcttctggcttggtcaaaacttgccgaagaggcaggtcggttaagacgcataccttgtgagcatagaagtatggccgcagtctccttgctgcatttactaacgccagagcaattttttccaggggttgataccttgtttctggacctcttaatgctcggcttgtaaagtagatgggaaactgctttaggccttcttctcgtacaagcatcgcgctaatggtttgatcggatgccgctaagtataagaaaatcacttcggcatctgtcggagcagagagaattggaagctcggctaaataacttttgagctcgtcaaaagcctttttctgctctatgacttcagagacgatttagtcttcccggcagggagagcgtcaatagttaggattactccatcatattgcggctcgttatcgtcttcgggatcctgttgccttttcggatcctgaggggcgcagttcgcacctccctgctttttgttctttttcggctgcttgctttggtatttttttaacgtccctgctttcacaagggcatcaatacctgcagccaaatgtcggcactcctcggtatcgtgaccgtagtcttgatggaaggagcaatattgatcctgaggtcggcgcgcggccgatttcgtcatccaccttggcttttcgaacatatcggaatgcagttcgaaaatttccgctcttgacttgttcaatggtacgaactgagcgggcggcttctcaggattgagacgtggccccaatcggtcttgcaccggagtcctttgaatcctttcaaaaggagttcggcgaggatgtccctgatcgccaaaaggagttcggcgaggatgtccctgatcgctatgatcgggctccctcctgtctcctcgggatgagctgtctaaagaccgtttgcgacggtctgcctcatcggcacgggagaactggtccgcaatgtcccacatctcttgagctgtttgcggactgcattccacgagctttctgtagagagctccgggcaggattccattttggaatgccgaaatgacaagtagatcgttgagatcatctacttgtaggcattccttgtggaatctcgtcatgaagtcgctgatcttttcgtcgcgaccttgacgtatagaaagcagctgagccgaagtgatccgggcttccgctttctgaaagaacctcctgtggaaagcatccattagatctcggtaggatctaatgctgccttgaggaaggctgtcgaaccaccttctggcgttcccgatgagcagctcggggaacagtttgcacatatggacctcattgagaccctggttcgccatattatattgatagcgtcccaagaagtcatgaggatccactagcccgtcataagtcattgacggtgtccggtagttccgcggcaaaggagttcgggtgatatcgtccgagaacggagtctttaatgctccgtacatggcgaacccgacatctcttcggtacggaggagatggagttctcctgtggttccggtaccgaggaggaacaggaacatgtcggggttgaggattctttctcctggaagacacgtcactactgcggtagtgactttcatgtctggatgaggagggagaatccgccgttgtcttctccggctgttggctcttctgcaggaaggttaagaactcctcctgcttctcggccaagaacagcttgacagcttcatttaaatcgggctgctgggaagactcggtgcgatgactcctggagtggcttgttccttcttcgtgagaaccggaggtagatgtctcccgaggccgtttttcagacctgcgagctggactagcttcctcacggttatcacgaacggtattacgggtagtatgtgatctggtatgcatttttttggggtggaaaaagggtcaaaaattcgctttatcacaaatttggttctctgtttcccacagacggcgccagtgatgaatccgcgaatttctgatgtttgtaaatgctggtagaagataaagactacgacacaaagaatttacgtggttcgatttactgaagtaaatctacgtccacgggaagaagggagggcaagattgtattgcttgatctgggattacagcttacaacacagacttgctatatgatcttttatctctagagttaGTAAATCCTGGTCTATcaaatctaagttctatttatatattgaactgagatcgtggcttgcatcaccaccctaagtcgtggaggtcatggaggtcatgagatcctgcatggccactaactaggcagtggcttacatcatcagtaattatgtcgtggatgtcgtggaggtcatgagagcctgcatgggtccaccactagatagatcgtgtagtggaggtcgtggctcccagttcggtattgccgagcagcttttgccgatgctgagaccgaactgctgaactattgccgagcagctttgtagagcttgattggtcggcttttaccgagctataggctggggccgaactctttggtaacgccgaactgatactctttcttgggctttaggctgatgggcttgtttagtacgtactccatcactagtAATCCAATTAATCTGATTGTATCGGTAATTATCGTTTCTTCAATTCTTAGATGTATGGATGATTATAACTCAGCGGCATTAAAAACAATCGACTACAATAAATACTCTACTAAGCATGGAAAGATTCTTGCTGAATATAGTCGATTTCCTTCCATATTTATaaagtttcaaaattttatttgttttggtaGCGTCATTCATAAGAGATGGATTCAAATAAATTTGTCACAATTGATTAAGTTAATCTTAATGTTATAAATAAGGAATATATCGCTATTAGATAGAATCCAcctgaaaaatcaaaattaatttcaataattgaaaCAAAAGTTACTTCCATGCATGTGATTCTCAACCACGAAATTTTCATAATGAAAACGCAAAATAAGATTCTTCCCAAAATATTTGAGCTCTAGCAAGCTTATATGGCGGATCTAGGATTCTGGATTCGTGGGTACGGCATGAATTTGAAAATTCGAACAATCCTTTTCACTGTATTAAATACAAATGTCGTGCAGATGCGAATATAACGACTAAACGAGAAATtctgtagcaccccgaaatttTGCGACTTCTATttctattaatgtggatgttgaataagaatttcttttgtggaaattgagtctctatgggtttgagttaattatgtgaaattagttgttgtgggttatgtgagttaatgtgattaagcttccaatgtgtgaattaaattaagtgggatcatgcataatcattcaagccattttatttgaaattttcggccctcctatttattggaaataataccttttttcttggatttaattaattgctttgggatatttatccaaattaaatccaaaccaaattatgccatcccttgagattttcgaaatctcctagtaattaggagaaggaattattttgtggatttaattggtatcttgtttgtctccttcctagatttaaaatccaattaaatcttaccatatcttaccaaatttaaatcatattcctaatttgaggatttaagtattttttttccttgatcGAGCACACGcctactttcatttttaattgtaggattttattttattcccccacaatttaattattttattt is drawn from Salvia splendens isolate huo1 unplaced genomic scaffold, SspV2 ctg472, whole genome shotgun sequence and contains these coding sequences:
- the LOC121790308 gene encoding protein PLASTID TRANSCRIPTIONALLY ACTIVE 12, chloroplastic-like, which codes for MASVTPSWRYQDGGLRRIVSVDGGVTKNLKLPFAGPFSSPMSNFRVVTISPLKRDPLLHRIRCEKDDKQSPIEHISVERYPYHSYMDSTSGQMEPASGARASIPGEEYWPEGTSSRVRAARAPEPTGESTGKPSFGKNPGSRRKRNKSSFSASQSSETNVAVNEQVKAGSQEDSLDEQKDQSSGYVVYQTEPTGDELSSYELDKKIGNPHPFIDPEAKKPIEDPLTSDELWWNWRKTDKEQWSRWQRRRPDVETVFLKAMAETGQIKLYGEEPTLTECALFRARRHIYKEERLQQENERLQTLGPIAYYSEWVEAWKRDTSWEAVQKHFEETGGDETTQLIEMFTYQTDREYRIMMGTDVRIPRDPLAMRMREDQIKQIWGGDPVYPTINYIQDPNEVIDYRGPDFHEPTPNMLDYLKEHGKIITREEMDEILAKEKNEVVEMADMDDAMAQAVDIGENDDEGEDSEDEVEDKEDEKVTHNWSIVKSNNELLKPKSQAKPKKKIETLEEAVDDSENLTDFLLDFDQED